From a single Rosa rugosa chromosome 7, drRosRugo1.1, whole genome shotgun sequence genomic region:
- the LOC133720534 gene encoding DEAD-box ATP-dependent RNA helicase 57, producing MAEGASFLFGGIHFNRRKFATDFSRFEAKKKEINASNPVEVAEPEPEEEEEGPVVAVSVKKRKRKTEASESGDGISLFKTSKSAKAAKKDKEKPANERAKQKKKLNRQLELDSILRKKHNVHVSGNNIPSPLENFSELSSRFGCEEYLLRNLAELGFEEPTPIQRQAIPVLLSGRECFACAPTGSGKTLAFVVPMLMKLKHASKDGIRAVILCPTRELAAQTTRECKKLAKGNKFYIKLMTKELVRSADFSKDRCDILISTPQRLRMAIRKKKLNLSRVEYLVLDESDKLFELGLLKQIDSVVKACSNPSIVRSLFSATLPDFVEELARTIMHDAVRVIIGRKNTASETIKQKLVYAGSEQGKFLALRQSFTESLNPPVLIFVQSKERAKELYGELLCENIRVGAIHSDMSQAERENAVDDFRAGKTWVLIATDVIARGMDFKGINCVINYDFPDSSAAYIHRIGRCGRAGRSGEAITFYTDEDIPFLRNIANVMASSGCEVPSWIMVLPKKKWRKHRPGRGGSVLAGPKDEVKKKWTKKAKKTKTNIDDEPKDEQE from the exons ATGGCGGAAGGCGCTTCATTTTTGTTCGGCGGCATTCACTTCAACCGGAGAAAGTTCGCCACTGACTTTTCCCGATTCGAG GccaaaaagaaagagataaacgCTTCGAACCCGGTCGAAGTTGCAGAACCTGAaccagaagaagaggaggaagggcCAGTAGTAGCAGTTTCtgtgaagaagaggaagaggaagacgGAGGCTTCAG agtctgGGGATGGAATCAGTCTTTTCAAGACGTCAAAATCAGCAAAGGCAGCTAAGAAAGATAAAGAGAAGCCTGCGAATGAACGCGCCaagcagaagaagaaattaaatagACAACTTGAG CTGGATTCGATACTTCGAAAGAAGCATAATGTGCATGTGTCGGGGAATAATATCCCATCCCCTCTTGAGAATTTTTCAGAGTTAAGCTCAAG ATTTGGATGTGAAGAGTATTTACTTCGTAATTTGGCCGAGCTTGGATTTGAAGAGCCAACACCAATCCAAAGGCAGGCTATTCCAGTCCTCTTATCT GGCCGGGAATGCTTTGCTTGTGCTCCAACTGGGTCTGGGAAAACCCTTGCTTTTGTGGTTCCCATGCTTATGAAACTTAAG CACGCATCTAAGGATGGCATTCGAGCTGTGATTCTTTGTCCTACACGTGAATTAGCTGCTCAGACAACCAGAGAGTGCAAAAAATTGGCAAAAGGAAATAAATTTTACATTAAGTTGATGACTAAAGAGCTTGTTAGAAGTGCTGATTTTTCAAAAGACCGTTGTGATATACTCATATCTACTCCACAACGGTTGCGGATGGCTATTCGAAAAAAGAAGCTTAATTTAAGCAG GGTGGAATATCTCGTCTTGGATGAGTCTGATAAGCTCTTTGAGCTTGGCCTGTTAAAGCAGATTGATTCTGTGGTGAAAGCATGCTCAAACCCTTCAATAGTTCGCTCCTTGTTTAGTGCTACTTTACCTGATTTTGTTGAGGAGCTTGCACGTACTATAATGCATGATGCTGTTCGAGTAATCATTGGCAGGAA AAATACTGCTTCTGAGACTATTAAGCAAAAATTGGTATATGCTGGAAGTGAACAGGGGAAATTTCTAGCACTTCGACAGAGCTTTACAGAG AGTCTAAATCCACCAGTGTTGATCTTTGTACAAAGCAAAGAGCGAGCAAAGGAACTCTATGGAGAGCTGTTATGTGAGAACATAAGAGTTGGTGCAATCCATTCTGATATGTCGCAAGCAGAG CGAGAAAATGCTGTTGACGACTTCAGAGCTGGAAAAACGTGGGTTTTGATTGCCACTGATGTTATTGCTCGGGGTATGGATTTCAAAGGCATCAACTGTGTTATTAATTATGATTTTCCAGATTCTTCGGCTGCCTACATTCACCGGATTG GTCGCTGTGGAAGAGCGGGAAGGAGTGGAGAAGCTATTACTTTCTACACAGATGAAGATATTCCATTTTTACGGAATATAGCTAATGTTATGGCATCATCAGGTTGTGAGGTTCCATCTTGGATCATGGTCTTGCCCAAAAAGAAGTGGAGAAAGCACAGACCTGGAAGAGGAGGATCGGTATTAGCCGGACCGAAAGATGAAGTAAAAAAGAAGTGGACAAAGAAGGCAAAAAAAACCAAGACAAACATAGATGATGAACCAAAAGATGAGCAAGAATGA
- the LOC133720535 gene encoding importin subunit alpha-9 — translation MADDTTASHRRDPIKSSVGSVAGQRRRQNAITVGRERRESLVRAKRLCRVGTNGDSVDPLDSEMIIDEEQPILEAQTSAAVEELKSAAAHQGKGAWQKRVSALRELRRLLSRSEFPPVDAALKAGAVPLLVQCLSFGSPDEQLLEAAWCLTNIAAGKPEETKALLPALPLLIAYLGEKSSAPVAEQCAWAIGNVAGEGEELRNVLLSQGALPPLARMMLPDKGSTVRTAAWALSNLIKGPNPKAANELIRVEGVLDAIIRHLRKADDELATEVAWVVVYLSALSNIATSMLVKSDVLQLLVERFATSNSLQLLIPVLRSLGNLIAGDSQTTHAIIAPGNEITGNIIEVLVKCLRSEHRVLKKEAAWVLSNIAAGSIEHKQLIYSSEAVPLLIRLLSTAPFDIRKEVAYVLGNLCVSPITPTEGDGKPSLILEHLVSLVGRGCLPGFIDLVSSVDTEAARVGLQFMELVLRGMPNGEGPKLVEKENGIEAMERFQFHENEDLRIMANSLVDKYFGEDYGLDD, via the exons ATGGCCGATGATACTACGGCTTCTCACAGAAGAGACCCTATCAAATCCTCAG TTGGGAGTGTTGCGGGACAGCGGAGGCGGCAGAATGCAATTACAGtgggaagagaaagaagagaatcGTTGGTTCGTGCGAAGCGCTTGTGTAGAGTGGGGACTAATGGTGACAGTGTTGATCCTCTTGACAGTGAAATGATTATCGATGAAGAGCAGCCAATCTTAGAGGCTCAAACATCTGCAGCAGTGGAAGAGTTGAAGTCTGCAGCTGCACATCA GGGGAAAGGTGCTTGGCAAAAGAGGGTGAGCGCCCTGCGAGAACTCAGGCGCTTACTGTCTAGATCAGAATTCCCTCCTGTTGATGCCGCTCTTAAAGCTGGTGCAGTGCCTTTACTAGTGCAGTGCCTCTCATTTGGCTCTCCAGATGAGCAG TTACTTGAGGCAGCTTGGTGCCTTACAAACATAGCAGCAGGGAAACCTGAGGAAACAAAAGCTTTGTTGCCAGCTTTACCACTACTTATTGCTTATCTTGGAG AAAAGAGCTCCGCGCCTGTTGCTGAGCAATGTGCATGGGCAATCGGAAACGTCGCTGGTGAAGGAGAAGAGCTGAGAAATGTTTTGCTTTCTCAGGGTGCCTTACCACCTCTTGCAAGAATGATGCTTCCAGACAAGGGTTCAACTGTGAGGACAGCTGCTTGGGCGCTGTCAAACCTAATCAAG GGACCCAATCCAAAGGCTGCAAATGAGCTCATTAGAGTTGAAGGAGTATTGGATGCAATTATACGGCACCTGAGAAAGGC AGATGATGAGTTAGCAACTGAAGTTGCATGGGTGGTTGTGTATCTCTCAGCCCTTTCAAATATTGCTACCAGTATGCTAGTGAAGAGTGATGTCCTTCAACTGCTTGTGGAAAGATTCGCGACATCCAACAGTTTACAGTTGCTTATTCCG GTGCTAAGGAGTTTAGGTAATCTTATAGCCGGTGATTCACAGACAACCCATGCTATTATTGCCCCCGGGAATGAAATCACAG GTAACATCATAGAGGTCTTGGTGAAATGTTTGAGGAGTGAACACCGGGTCCTAAAGAAG GAAGCTGCTTGGGTGCTGTCTAATATAGCTGCTGGTTCTATAGAACACAAGCAATTAATATACTCAAGTGAGGCAGTGCCATTGCTGATACGCCTTCTTTCCACAGCACCATTTGATATTCGAAAAGAAGTAGCATATGTACTAGGCAACCTCTGTGTTTCCCCTATTACACCAACAGAAGGTGATGGAAAGCCAAGTCTGATTCTGGAGCACTTGGTTTCACTTGTTGGTAGAGGATGCCTTCCTGGTTTCATTGATTTGGTTAGCTCTGTTGATACTGAAGCTGCAAGAGTAGGACTACAGTTCATGGAACTG GTTTTGAGAGGGATGCCAAATGGTGAGGGGCCAAAGCTTGTTGAGAAAGAGAATGGGATTGAAGCGATGGAAAGATTCCAGTTTCATGAAAATGAAGACCTGAGAATTATGGCAAATAGTCTAGTAGATAAGTACTTTGGAGAGGACTATGGGCTTGATGACTAG